The sequence below is a genomic window from Canis aureus isolate CA01 chromosome 26, VMU_Caureus_v.1.0, whole genome shotgun sequence.
TCCTGGGGGCCTTCAGAGCTGCCATCAAGCAGGTGAGTGCAGCCCCGCCCTCTGCAGTCCTCTCGGAGGGGGGCTCCCTCGTGTGAGctgtccaccctcctcccccaggtCCCTGCCCAGGTGCTCCTATGACCCCTGGCTCCATGCTTCTCCCCCACCTCTGCACTGTCACATGGGGCACCCAGGGCTCCCAGAGCTGCCTGCCTCTCGCCAGGGCTCCACTACCTGAGTATCACCTCTCCTGGGGGTGTCACTCTCCTGAAAGTAGCACCTCTTCTTGAGTGGCCAGGTCTGTCCTGGCATCTGGACGGGCTGTCTGGGAAGCGCCCCAGCACGTAGAATGCTCAGGACTCGGACTCCCTGTTCATAGGGAGCCACTTGGCAGCGCGGCTTCATCAGCTGGTGGCCTCGAATGGTCTCAGGACTCCAAGGGTGCTGCAGCGGGGTGCTGAGGGTCCCCTACCCCCCAAAGGCCACGGCCTAGAGGCTCCACTCTTAACTCCAAATTCTGTAGACCTTGACGTGagccacaaaataaataatggtggCGATGGCTTATAACTTAAACTAAGAACCTGTACATCCCTAAGTACGAACCAAGCGTCGAATGAGTAAGTAGGGGAGGGAGCGCTGTTTCTCGAGAGCCCCCTACCGTTGCCCGCTGCAGAGGAGGGATGGAAGCAGCAGGTCGCTGCGGGGCAGGCAGCACTGTGACTACCGCCTCGGGTGAGAGCGAGCATCGCTGCTAGAACCCGAGTGGGGCAGTGCCTGGGAGCAGGCGAAGGACTGCACCTGTGGCGTTAGGGGCACCTGCGGCAGGGAACGCCGCCGTGTCTGGCGGAGCTGTTTGTAAggctggagggggcaggagggggcctgGCGTGCCTGGTGCCCAGAGGAGACGCGTCCCGGTTAAGGGCTGGTGTCCAGGAGCAGAGGACCGGCAGGGACGGCACGtggggcccccaggccctgccactGCCCCCTGGGGTGGGTTCAGGACCCCTGGACGGCAGAACCTGCCTCAGCCTGCCTCCTGCACACTTCTCAGCGTACAAACGTCATATTTGGCATCAGACCCCTGACCTCGTGCCTAAATTTCTGTGAGGCAAGCTGTCCCCAGCCCCCACGCCTCTGCTTGAGTGTAGCTTGCTTTGGTGCGGCCGTGCGCAGCTCGGGGGTTTGTGCCGCGGGGACACTGACCGCTGACCACGCTTTGTGGACGGGCCGCAGGGACTGAGCTTCCAGCCCGGCTCACGCCCGGCTgggtggtagagccaggattgcAGCGGGgagcccagccccacccctggctcATTGCTGCATCGTGGGGGCTCTGCTGGAGGAGGCACGGCCCCCcaccgtggggagtctgctctctgCCCCCCGGGCCTCCGTCTGCCCAGGGGCGTGGAGAACTCCGGCCCGTCCTCCCTCCCCCATGCGCGGCCAgcctctgttccctctgcccctgttccCTCCAGGGTTTCAAAGACAACCTCCACGCCGTGTTCTGCTTGGCGGAGAACTCTGTGGGTCCCAACGCTACGAGGCCCGACGACATCCACCTGCTGTACTCGGGGAAGTAAGGCTGTTCCCCTCGCCACCGGCCCTGCCACAGCTCGCAGGGGGGCCCTCTCCCTGTCAGGGCCGCCCAGCCGGGGGGCTGGTTTCACCCTGCTCACTCCAGCCTGGGGACATCCCGTGGGGAGGATGCcctgtaccccccacccccccccccgaggcAGCAGGCCGCCTGctccctgggggaggggaagtggcCGCTTCtcaggcaggtggcaggtggaggtGTGGGACTCCCTCCCGGTGCCTGGCGTAGGATCCACCCTGCCGTGGTGGGATGAGCCCCTCCTGACCTTAAGGTCTTGGTGGGTCTGAAGCCCTGCCCTCTCCGAGGCCCTCCGTGggggccctccctgccctcccgggTGAGTCAGCCCTGGGACTGCTCCTTCTTGGCTGCCGAAGGACACCCCTAGAAGGGTGCGGGTGCAGCCCAGGAGCAGGTGACCTGGGCTCACAGTAGGAGAGTCCACTCACCTCCCCATCCGGGTTTGCTGGTCCCCAGGGTGACCCCGAGACATGCCTCTCCTTTTGCATTTACCCAGCGTCTGGCCTTGTGGGGAAGGGCTGGCCCAGTGCCGTCTATGCCACCCGCACAGCCTTGCTCTCCCATCCtgcagacaaagaaactgaggcgcCGGGGGCTGGGTGGCTTTCCCTGGCTCCCGGGGGAGGacagtgggggaggggtgagTGGAGCCTCCCCGGTTCCCAGGGGCCTCCCCCGCAGTGCCCCAGGCAGCAGGGTCCCTGAGCCGGGGTGTCTGCTGCGCCCAGGACCGTGGAAATCAACAACACCGACGCGGAGGGCAGGCTGGTGCTGGCGGACGGTGTGTCCTACGCCTGCAAGGACCTGGGCGCCGACATCATCCTGGACATGGCCACGCTGACCGGGGCTCAGGTGGGCCGCTGGGACCCCAGAGGCGGAGCTGCAGCTGTCCTAACCCAGGCGGCCTGGCCGAAGAGGCCGAGGAGGCGGGGGTGCCCCAGGTCCCTGGTGCCCGACGCGCTgggggggcagagctggggggctGGGTCCCAGCGCCGGGCAGCCGAGGGGCGCCGTCCCCGGGGGGCCGCTCACGCTCTGGTTGCTTGCTCTGCTTCTCACCCGCCTCCTGcctgtgcccccgcccccccccgccccccccgccagGGCATCGCCACCGGCAAGTACCACGCCGCCGTGCTCACCAACAGCGCCGAGTGGGAGGCGGCCTGCGTGAAGGCCGGGCGGAGGTGCGGGGACCTGGTGCATCCCCTGGTCTACTGCCCCGAGCTGCACTTCAGCGAGTTCACCTCGGCCGTGGCCGACATGAAGAACTCGGTGGCGGTAGGTTCGCAGGGCGCCCGCCGAGCCCCGGCCTGGGGAAACCCGGGGGACCCCGGACATAGTGGGGCGCCCCAGATCCATGCTCAGGGTGGAAGCCCCCAGAGCGGGGACGGGTCTCTCGCTGGTCTCCCTGCCGGCGCGTCCAGGGTGACCGGAGCCAAGGGTGCCCCCTCTCTGGGTCGGCTGCCTCACTGGCTCCAGTGGCCCCCAGGTGAAGGCAGACCCCTCAACCCACGCGCGAGGTCCTTGGGGTCCCTCTCTGCAGTGTCCTGGCAgcgggcccccacccccaggaccctTCTTGTAGCCACCGGGGGGAGGCCGTGGCTGAGGGCGGTGGCCGAGAGGGCACAGGGGCGTCCACACGAGTCCAAGCGGAGGCAGCCCCGGATGCACTTTGGCGGAGCACCCCCTGCCCCATGTCCTGACTGCCCGGGACGGAAAGGTCACGATGCGTTCTCTGCCCCCCCAGGACCGGGACAACAGCCCAAGCTCCTGTGCTGGGCTCTTCATCGCCTCACACATTGGCTTCGACTGGCCTGGGGTCTGGGTCCACCTGGACATCGCCGCTCCAGTGCACGCCGTGAGtccagccccccccaccccgtgccctcctcccccacctgcccagaCCCCCCTGCACACCCCACACACTGCCCTGGCTGCTCCCACTCCCACATGCATTCAGAACCCCTCtctggctccaggctgggctctCAGAAGGTTCTGTGTTGGGGTCACACTGCCTGTGGCCTGACCTCCGGCCAGCTGCGCCCCCAGTCTCTGGTCTCCTCGTCCCTGGAAACAGAGTGGCTGCTGTGGCGGCCCCTCTCTAGCCAGCCTGTCagctggaggcccagggcccTCAGCTCACCCTGTCCCACCCAAGAAGACCTGGGGGTTGGGGCCAGCATGCCCAGAGCCATCCCACCACCCTGTCCCCCACTGGGTCCTGGGAGTGacaggagagcaggagggaggccaTAGGGTAAGTGGGGGGTGTGCGCCCTCATCCTGGACCCGGAGCGCCTTCCCGCAGAGCTGGGCTCGCTGACAAGGCCGCGCTCAGCCTGCCAGAGGGTCTCCAGCCTGTCCTTCATCCCCAGGGTGAGCGCGCCACGGGCTTCGGCGTCGCCCTCCTGCTGGCGCTCTTCGGCCGGGCCTCTGAGGACCCTCTGCTGAACCTGGTGTCCCCACTCGGCTGCGAAGTGGATGCCCAGGAGGGGGACGTGGAGAGGGACTCCAAGAGGCGCAGGCTCGTGTGAGGCCGGCACTCCCCGGCCCCCTGTGACACAAGGCTCTTTACCTCACTTTGCACTGATTAATTTTAAGCAATTGGAAGATTATATCTTAAGATaggctttggtttgtttttatttgtagttGTCACAGTGGTAGAAACAGCTCCTTCTGTCGTAGAAGAGAGCTTAGGGTCTGGAGGATGGCCTGGGATGGGTGGGGAGCACTTCGGCTTGCTGGGTGGGGAGCACTATGGCTTGCTGCTGTTCCAGTGATCTTCCAGCCTCTCCGTGAGCCTCTACAGACTCTGCTCCCTCCTGCGGAGGCTCCTGGAGGCATGGGTGGCCCTTtgggcctcctgcccctgctcagtACACACGGTGGGTGCCCATGGCTTTGTCTTCGGCCCCAGACCCCGCCCATGGCACCCACATTCTAGAGAGCCCAGGCCCGTGCCACTGCCTCCAGGCAGCCCACCCCTCTGGAAGGCTGGAGGTGACTTGTTTCAGGGACACAATCTTACAGCACAAGGGGAGTCTCTGGGCCCTTAGGATTCCCTGGAGGTTGAAGTAAACACAGCTGTATCACATCACACCTCTGCCTCCGcctcctctgtctctcacccTGAGGCCTGTCCATGGCTCTGAGGCTCCAGATACTCGCACCTTCTTGAAAACCAGCCTCCAGCATGGAGATGCGGCTGCGTGACCTCACTGTTGCTCCTGGGAGCGCTGGGGCCCGGGAGGGGGCCGGAGCGGGCCCGGGTCTCCATCAGTGGCTGCCTGGCCCAGGCTGTGGTGGTTTTCTGAGGTTTCATGGAGCAGACTTCCCCTGGAGGCCCCCGGGGCTGTCTGGGGGGCTCTCCTGCGCCCCTGTGGTGTGCTCCCCCCTGAGCTCGTCAGGGGGCCGGTGCTGTATGGAGTCAGGCGTGTCGAGGCCCCCTGGGCGCAGCCTGGGTGCTGAAGGACACGGATTCCGGACACTCCCCTCCCGGGTGCGCGTGTGGCACGTGAGGCaggccccagggcacctgggagcCAGCTTCCCCCTGTTGGGGCGAGAGAGCGAGCAGGGCCCTGCGCTGCTCCATCCCGGTGGGCTGCCTGGACGGAGAGGAAGGTGTGGGGGATCGGGCACCGCCTCCCCTGGGAGGGAGGTGGAGACCACGGCTGCGGGACGCGGGTCACCCGACTGTGCCCTGGCCCACTGACCGCCTCCCCCCTGCTCAAGGGTCCCCAGACTCCCAAGTCCCTTCCCCAGCTCTGGAAATCAAGGTGACTttgtgggctcgatcccacacaaatatttattaactgccTGCCGCGCGCGGTGCTGGCTGGGCCCGGAAAAGGCAAGGAGCAGCTCCGAGGCCCCGGCCCTGTCTGGGAAAACCATGGCCCGACACGCTAAGTGACAATAATAGCAGTCACAAGGTGGTAGGTGGGCAGCGGGCTCTGTGAGCCGAGGGGAGGCACCGTGGGGGGCCGGAGGGGCCAGGAGCCTTCACGGTTCATTAGCCTGCTTAATGGCCTTGCACTAGGCAGCTCTCTCCAGCTTCCCCAGCCGCCCTGGAGGAGGCGGAGGTCACGGAGGAGGtctggctccctctccctctccctctccctgtccggGCAGCTGGCACTGTCGGCTCCCCCCACCAGGGGGCTGCAGGATGCAGGGTCAAGGAGCAGGGGATGAACTGAGTCTCCCTTGTGCAGGCACAAAGGCAGCCCCAGGGCCGGggacccagctggggaccagctGCAGGCTCTCGGGCCGGCCCGCACGCCGGGCGTCAGGGGGCCGTGGGGGGTGAGCCAAAGGCCTCGCTTTGCCCAGGGCCAAAGGGCTCGAAGACGGGGCGGCCGCTTCCCCGGGCCACACCGGAGCCCCAGCAGCAGGGTCAGGGGCGGCCGGCGCTGGGGGGGCAGGTGAGCGCCGGCGGGTCCCCTTGATCGTGGTTTCCAGCAAGCGGCACAAGGTTGGCGGGCGCAGGGTGCAGCTCGCCCAGCTCGTGGTCCCGAGGAGGTGGGTGCGGAGCCCCGCGCACCCAGGATGGTGGACTCGGCCTGCGGAGGTGGGGCGCCCCGCAGGCCTCAGCAGCCCCCCGGGACAGGAGGCCGCGGCCCCACGCCactgggggccgggggcggagGAGCAAGGAGGAGCCCTGGCGGCCGAAGCCTCCTGCGGGTGGGCCTGGGGACCCCGGCAACTGCTTGGACCGAAGCAAGGTCCCAGGTCGCCCTGCGGGCGGGCGTCGCTGGAGATGCCTCTTTGGGGGAGAGGACAGCAGTGGCCAAGAGGATTCCCGGTTCCCCCAGGCTCGGCGGGCGGGTGGCGCCGTCCTCTGTGGCAGCGCCGAGACCCTGCCTACTTGGAAGCCAGCGGGTTTCCAGGGTGTCGGGAGCACAGGCctccagctccctctccctcccaggaaAGTTCTGGGGAGCCGGTGGGCAGAGCCCAGGAAGGTCTGAAAACCCCAGGGCTCGGGGCGGTTCTTAGGGCCATGGAGCCCAGGCCAGAGCCAGGCTGTCTGTCCGTCCGCCCACGCCCCACTCCCCGAGCAGCTGGCCTCGGGAAGTCGGCCTCCAGCGGGGAGAAACCACAGGCCTTCAGGGGGACCTTGTGCCCGTGGGACGGGGGTCCCCACAGTCAGGGCCCCCCCTTGGCACAGCTCGGGGAGCGTGGCTCATCGAGCAACTGCACCTCCCGCCTGGCCTGGGTCACGGACCTGCCCGACCCTCAAACACCCGCACACCTTTCCAGCTGTCACTTCTCATTTCTGTGCCCCCCAAAATCGGGGGAATGGACTTATTTCAAAGAAGCAATTCAAACCGGATGAAATCACCCCATTCGGGGAATGCTGACCAGTCAGTTCAGGACGTCCCACCGCCCCTCACGGCCCCCGAGGAATTGCTCCCGTGGTGCTCCCAGTGGCGCTGACGGGGCCCCAGGACCTTCAGGTGCTGCCCCCATAGGCAGCGCAGGGTCCCTCAGGCTCAGCATGGCCGGGGGCCCCAAATGCACCCCCTCCTCTCACCCTGTGCAGGGCCTCCCCTGGGGCTCCCCCCGGCTCCCTCCCCAAGGACCCCGTGTTTGCAGTCGCCTGGCAGCACCAGCCTTGTCCCGGTGCACGCTGGATGCCCCCTCACAGCTCTCGGGGGGCCCTCGGGAGCACCTCCGGGGCCCCagcggcccctcccccagcacatgTTCGCTGCACTCAGATTTGCTGCGTGATTCTCTGCCCAGAACCTCTGTTCAGACTGTGTTCCCTGGTGAATTGGTGTTCggcatttttgtttatttgtttgttctttaacAAAAGGTTGTTTTGGTTTGAAATTCagcaaaaacacacacacacgttgcaTTCGGCTTCCTCTCCACTCAGAATTCAGTAAATCACTTGTTTTCCAGTCTGCTTCTGAGTCCTTGCCTCAAATGAGCCAACAAGATAATGCATTTAAAGCCCTTGGAAAAGTACCAGGCCCCACGCACATGTGAGGCATTGTCATCCTGGAGCGAGCGGAGCGGCCCCGCACCCCACGCCCCGAGCCAGGCGCGGCTTCTGAGAACGCACTGTCCCTGGGCCAGGCCGCCCCCTCATGCCCCTgacctgccctcccttccccccgcCGGGGGTGGTCCACGGGGCCAGGTATGTGAGCGCAGGAGCATCGAGAGCATAGGGGAGCATCAGCATCAGGGAAGCCAGCCCTGCCCAGGAGGTGGACAGATCCTCACGCACTCCCACCGGGGGGCTGTTTCCCAGTGGGTTCCCGCTGTGGTCCTGAGAGCTCTTGGGAGGAGTCCAGAGAGCCTTCTTCGggcaggaaaacaaaatcaaaacccaaATCCCCAAACTGGAAAGCTCTGAGGCCTGGTTTACGTTCAGCGTCAGCACGATGGGGACAAGCGGTGGCCTCTGGCCGAGCAGTGGATGGGACAGGCTGCGCGGGGACTCTGCCCCCGGCCCCTGAGTCCCCAACTACGAGACAGTCCCTCTCCTCCCACAGTCTGGGTGGCTTTCAGTGGTGGCCATGAGCATGGCTGGTCCAGCGTGGTGATAGACGGCCTCCTCATCCAGTAGTACTTATTAGATGCCACCTGTGTGCAATACCTGGAAAGCTCATCCCTCTTGTGGGCACCCAGCTTCTGGCCAAGGTAGTTTCCAGCAGCCTCACAGGGGAAGCCAGCcctgctggggcgggggggggagtgCTGGGAAGGAGACCGTGCCCCCAGCACCCTAGGGGTGTGCACCAAGTGAGGCGCGGGGGCCAGGAGGACTCCGCAGGCCTACCTCCAATGCTCACTTTCTTGCACCAGCCACGAGGGTCTTACTGGCAACCACTTGAATAGCTAAGGTTTCATAAGCAGTCGGCCTAGTACGTAGCAAACGATCTTATTTCCCTCCAGGATGTGGGGTGTGGAGGCTGGCCTGTGCGTCAGGATGGGGGGCGGGTGTCAAGACCCTCAACCCAGGTGGCCAGTGCCCTGCACCTGATCGGCTGCCTCCAGCGCAGCCCAGCCCGGTGTGCGCCCTCCCATGGGCCTCGCCGCACCTGCGCCTCCTTTAGCGGCGAGAGGGCACGCGGGCAGGCTCCCGGGGGCAGGAAGGCCAGGTGGGTCACGCTCGGCGCAGCAGAGGCCGTGGGGCGGTCAGAGCCTGGCTTCCCACTGCCCGCCATGCGCCTGGACACTAGCCTTCCTGCCGACCTGCGGCTGCTCCAAGTGGGGGTTCACGGTGGCTTGACCGCAGTTCGGTTAACCAGCAAGACTCAGGCACCCACGCTCGCCACCAGCTGCCCACTGGAAAGCGTCTTGGGGAGGTTCTGAGCACAGGCAGGCCacaaagggcttttttttttttcttttctgttctttctttctttctttttttggaggaaaTTTTTCAGAGCCCAGTTAAATGTAATCCACGGGTAATGGGCCTTAGGTCAGAAGGGCCTGGTGAACACAGTCCTGCCAGGCTGCTGGGCCCCCGAGGAAGGGCCGTTTGCTCCTGTGGATGCAAGACAGCGCAGTCCCATTTCCTCCCTGGCTCCGGTAAGAAAACGTGCTGTAAATAAACAACCCACCGACTGCGGTTTGATAGAGGGGGCAGGCACAGCAAGGGAGAGGGCCAGCTGGGGAAAGCTTTTCTTGGGGAAATGAGATCGGAACTGAGATTGCAAGGATGAGTGAGTTTTAAATGATGCAGAACCTGAAAGAATAATTTCAGGTAGAGGGAACCgtgtgtgcaaaggccctgggccACAGCAAGCTAGAGGAGCAGACAGGAGGTCAGTTGGCCAGAAAGGAGAGATGGGTGGGTGTACGGAGAGGTAGGGGTGGGTGCGATGAGTTGGGCTGAAGCACACGCAGTCTTGCAGGCCACTGGTGGGACTTGTTTCTATTCTCAGGGCCATGGGAGCCATTGAGGAGTTTTGAGCTGACAAGAGACAGGTTGAATTCACACCTTTCAGAGAGCCCTGTGTCTCCAGCTCCCCAGGGGTCTGCCCCCAACACCACACTCACTAGTAACTGCGACCAACTCCAGCTCCAGTGAAGGCCCGAGCTCTAAGACAGCAAACGTCTGAAGGGCTTTGATTCCTAGGTGCCTGACCCTAAAAGCCACGTTCCACCTCCGCGGTGGTCACTCCATGATCCCTGCCCTTTGTGGTCCTGCTGGCACCTGCTCGGCTGTTGCCTGGTCGTGTGACCTCATGGCCCTGAGCCTCGGCCCCTTCACCAGGAAAAGGAGAACGTGGTACTAACGTCCACCTCGCAGGAGGTTGTGAGGGTCAAAACGGTGTTGGTGGTCATAGAAAACCCCCTGGATAAGCAAGTGTAAACTCTTGAGAAACAGCACACAACCGTTGGGAGTTACTGATGAGTGACGAGCGGTAAGAAACGGTTGGGGGGCGAGCCCATGGGAGGGATGCCCCATAGGTGACTCCTCCACTGGGGAGGCCCCAGCCCTTAGCGCAGGGGGCGCAGTCCTCCTGGGATGGGGGTGAGAGGGTGGGGCTCGGGGCTGCGGGGCCAGAGGACGGCCGTGGTGACGGGGGCCAGGGCATGTCCTGAAGGCAAAGAAGCAATGTCCATGGTCAGCACCCCCGTACAGCTTGGTCTGACCTCCGTTCCAGCCACAATGACGTTGAGGCACCGGCTTCATCCTGGCCCCCTAAGCAAGAAAACCAGACTCACAGAGAAAGCGGTGATTTTCAGACCCCAGAGGCCAGGGAAGGGAAAGTGTGAGCCTCCCGGTTGCCCCGCTGACCACCCCTGCAGGCTGGGCCCACAGGGAGGTGCCCGCTACGAGCCAGTGCCCCTCCTGGGTGAGGGGGAGAGCAGGGGGTTGCCGTGTGAACCCAGCTGGGTACACCGCCTGCTGACACCGAAGGGCCGGAGAAGAGGAGGccggggagagagagacagagagagagagagagagagatcaacaTCCTCTAGAGCATTTTCAACGGGATCCAGTCTTCTcacataacaaaaacaaacaaaacgtcCAGGATGAAAATCCACATTACTCAGCATACCGAGAACCAGGAAAATCTGACCAAACCTCCAGGGACAAGGCAATCAAGAGatgacaaccctgagatgaccCAGATGTTGGAATTAGCAGACACAGACTCAGCAGCAGCTGTCCTAATTATCCTTCATGAGGTAAAGCTGAACAGCCTTGGGATGAACGGAAAAATAGAAGTTTTGGCAAAGGAAGACAAACTATAACAAAGAATCAACCGAAtgcaatgtggtatcctggattgAATCTTGGAACGAGAAAGGGACATT
It includes:
- the NPEPL1 gene encoding putative aminopeptidase NPEPL1 isoform X3; translated protein: MANVGLQFQASAGDADPQSRPLLLLGQLHHLHRVPWSHVRGKLQPRVTEEMVCERSDAFASACALARAFPLFTHRSGASRRSEKKTVTVEFFLVGQDNGPVEVSTLQCLTNATEGVRLAARIVDTPCNEMNTDTFLEEIKKVGKDLGITPTIIRDEELKTRGFGGIYGVGKAALHPPALAVLSHTPEGATQTIAWVGKGIVYDTGGLSIKGKTTMPGMKRDCGGAAAVLGAFRAAIKQGFKDNLHAVFCLAENSVGPNATRPDDIHLLYSGKTVEINNTDAEGRLVLADGVSYACKDLGADIILDMATLTGAQGIATGKYHAAVLTNSAEWEAACVKAGRRCGDLVHPLVYCPELHFSEFTSAVADMKNSVADRDNSPSSCAGLFIASHIGFDWPGVWVHLDIAAPVHAGERATGFGVALLLALFGRASEDPLLNLVSPLGCEVDAQEGDVERDSKRRRLV
- the NPEPL1 gene encoding putative aminopeptidase NPEPL1 isoform X4, whose protein sequence is MANVGLQFQASAGDADPQSRPLLLLGQLHHLHRVPWSHVRGKLQPRVTEEMVCERSDAFASACALARAFPLFTHRSGASRRSEKKTVTCLTNATEGVRLAARIVDTPCNEMNTDTFLEEIKKVGKDLGITPTIIRDEELKTRGFGGIYGVGKAALHPPALAVLSHTPEGATQTIAWVGKGIVYDTGGLSIKGKTTMPGMKRDCGGAAAVLGAFRAAIKQGFKDNLHAVFCLAENSVGPNATRPDDIHLLYSGKTVEINNTDAEGRLVLADGVSYACKDLGADIILDMATLTGAQGIATGKYHAAVLTNSAEWEAACVKAGRRCGDLVHPLVYCPELHFSEFTSAVADMKNSVADRDNSPSSCAGLFIASHIGFDWPGVWVHLDIAAPVHAGERATGFGVALLLALFGRASEDPLLNLVSPLGCEVDAQEGDVERDSKRRRLV